Proteins encoded within one genomic window of Hevea brasiliensis isolate MT/VB/25A 57/8 chromosome 8, ASM3005281v1, whole genome shotgun sequence:
- the LOC110648950 gene encoding putative disease resistance protein At1g50180, whose protein sequence is MAEDVVFMAVERIASLVIQEAVFLRGVRDEIQRLQAELGLMKAFLKDADRRQHQDNRVREWVAGIRDIAYEAEDVIDTFLLEVASDTGEGVRGFVKRVFFKVTKVSLFHKTGTKITSIREKIRSIYENMQNFGINKLAEGESSYYGTEQQQLSRRTYPHAEEEHTINLDDVISQLKAKLMTEEKQVRVVSIVGMGGLGKTTLANNVYNHIEVRQQFDCFSWTFISKQFSAREVLVGILMDVMSSEDESKLETMEKEKPVKSKLKEMKEKMELFETMTENDLIKILRNVLEDKRYLVVLDDIWTNEAWHRLRPAFPNGVSGSKVLFTTRNSGVAYYADRWSSPVELRPLTNDEGWQLLSRKAFPKNVLDEGGCPGAYEELGREMVRKCEGLPLAIMVLGGLLAGKTLREWEKVQRNINALFIRQEQDHQFEGVYEILALSYDDLPFYLKPCFLYLSQFPENTEFHKRTLIRMWIAEGFVSQQSKGKDETIEDVAEQYCNELVNRCMVQVSQRDHTGKGVKTCHLHDVVRQMCISKAMDENYLVVLEHREDSTADSSSSSSSTPHLPTSKSRRIAIHPQISRHEQNEMEFYTPRSKIGLQNLRSLIFFVGDANYRMPKEQAAFIFKNFRLLRVLKLDGVRQQHRLPEEIHNLIHLTYLGLRNTGLKDGKKDFSLPASIGNLRNLYTLDLRNNGYFTRLPDVLWKLTRLRHLLVDDDRDYEHLRLHKLRQLETLKSVYAKNLIREGAMQKLDNLRNIGIYFQKTEEVGAILNSSIISDRLRSLKMRIIGSFSNLEPLSRCRQLTKAELGGAIQEYQPPLRHNLGNLPPNLVKLILWGSELKQDPMCILEKLQHLRFLSLENNVYEGSKMVCSATGFPQLETLTLKSFGLEQWEIEKGAMPCLKSLSLSLGKLKMIPEGLRFLTSVRELKLIHMVRCEERVRVVNGVEGEDFDKVRHIPFISFN, encoded by the coding sequence atgGCCGAGGATGTTGTTTTTATGGCTGTTGAAAGAATTGCTAGTTTGGTCATACAAGAGGCAGTTTTTCTGCGTGGTGTGCGGGATGAAATCCAACGGTTGCAAGCGGAACTGGGGCTGATGAAGGCCTTCTTGAAAGATGCAGACCGTCGTCAACATCAAGATAATCGCGTTCGCGAGTGGGTAGCTGGAATCAGAGACATCGCTTATGAAGCTGAGGATGTCATCGATACCTTTCTTCTTGAAGTTGCAAGCGACACAGGAGAAGGCGTACGTGGGTTCGTTAAGAGGGTTTTCTTCAAGGTCACTAAGGTTTCCCTTTTCCATAAAACAGGAACTAAGATCACATCTATCCGAGAAAAGATTAGAAGTATATACGAAAATATGCAGAATTTCGGTATCAATAAACTTGCTGAGGGGGAAAGTTCTTATTATGGGACTGAACAACAACAACTATCCAGAAGAACGTACCCACATGCTGAGGAAGAGCATACCATTAATTTGGATGATGTAATAAGTCAACTTAAAGCTAAGTTGATGACGGAGGAAAAGCAAGTGCGTGTTGTTTCCATAGTGGGCATGGGAGGGCTCGGCAAAACAACTCTTGCCAACAACGTGTACAATCACATTGAAGTAAGGCAACAGTTTGATTGTTTTTCATGGACCTTCATATCTAAACAATTCTCCGCAAGGGAAGTTTTGGTTGGAATCTTGATGGATGTAATGTCTAGCGAGGATGAATCGAAGTTGGAAACAATGGAAAAGGAAAAGCCCGTAAAATCGAAGTTGAAGGAGATGAAAGAGAAAATGGAGTTGTTTGAGACAATGACAGAGAATGATTTGATTAAAATTCTTCGTAATGTCTTAGAAGACAAGAGATACCTTGTGGTCCTGGATGATATTTGGACAAATGAGGCATGGCATCGTTTGAGACCTGCTTTCCCAAATGGTGTTTCAGGGAGCAAAGTTTTATTCACCACCCGCAATAGCGGAGTTGCTTACTATGCTGATCGATGGAGTTCCCCAGTGGAGCTACGACCTTTGACAAATGATGAGGGCTGGCAACTTCTCAGTAGGAAAGCATTTCCAAAAAATGTTCTCGATGAGGGTGGCTGCCCAGGAGCATATGAAGAGCTGGGAAGGGAGATGGTGAGAAAATGTGAAGGATTGCCATTAGCAATTATGGTGCTTGGCGGCTTATTGGCAGGGAAGACATTGAGGGAGTGGGAGAAAGTGCAAAGAAATATTAATGCACTATTCATCCGACAGGAACAAGATCATCAGTTTGAAGGGGTATATGAGATATTGGCTTTGAGCTATGATGATTTGCCTTTTTATTTAAAACCATGCTTTCTCTATCTTTCCCAATTCCCAGAAAACACAGAGTTTCACAAGAGAACATTAATTCGAATGTGGATTGCTGAGGGGTTTGTATCGCAACAATCCAAAGGAAAAGATGAGACAATAGAAGATGTAGCTGAACAATATTGTAACGAGCTTGTGAATAGGTGCATGGTCCAAGTAAGCCAGAGGGATCACACTGGAAAAGGTGTCAAAACTTGCCACCTTCATGATGTTGTGCGACAAATGTGTATATCAAAGGCAATGGATGAGAACTACCTTGTTGTTTTGGAGCACCGAGAAGACAGCACAGCAGACAGTTCGTCCTCCTCCTCCTCTACTCCACACTTACCAACAAGTAAGTCGCGTAGAATTGCCATTCATCCTCAAATATCTAGGCATGAGCAAAATGAGATGGAGTTTTACACACCTAGATCGAAAATTGGTCTTCAAAATCTTCGTTCTCTTATCTTTTTTGTTGGAGACGCGAACTATCGTATGCCAAAGGAGCAGGCAGCTTTTATTTTTAAGAATTTTAGACTACTTAGAGTCTTAAAACTCGATGGTGTACGGCAGCAGCATCGGTTACCTGAAGAAATCCATAATTTGATTCACTTGACATATCTTGGACTGAGAAATACCGGATTGAAGGATGGGAAAAAGGACTTTTCTTTACCAGCATCCATAGGTAACCTGAGGAACTTATACACTCTTGATCTGCGAAATAATGGTTATTTCACAAGGTTGCCTGATGTATTATGGAAATTAACACGGTTGAGACATCTACTAGTAGATGATGATAGAGATTACGAGCATCTTCGGTTGCATAAACTCAGGCAGTTGGAAACTTTGAAGTCTGTTTATGCTAAGAATCTAATTAGAGAAGGTGCAATGCAGAAATTGGATAATCTTCGAAATATAGGAATATATTTCCAGAAAACAGAGGAAGTAGGGGCTATTCTGAATTCTTCCATTATATCGGATCGTCTTCGTTCCTTGAAGATGAGGATTATTGGGAGCTTTTCGAATTTGGAACCACTTTCTCGTTGCCGTCAATTGACCAAGGCAGAGTTAGGCGGAGCCATACAAGAATATCAACCTCCTCTCCGTCACAACCTGGGCAACTTACCACCAAATCTTGTCAAGTTAATTTTGTGGGGTTCTGAATTGAAGCAAGATCCAATGTGCATTCTAGAGAAGCTTCAACATTTGAGGTTTTTGTCCTTAGAGAATAATGTATATGAAGGGTCTAAAATGGTCTGCTCTGCCACTGGGTTTCCTCAACTTGAGACTCTTACACTTAAATCATTTGGTCTAGAACAATGGGAAATAGAAAAAGGTGCAATGCCATGTCTCAAGAGTTTATCTTTAAGTTTAGGAAAACTGAAGATGATTCCAGAAGGGTTGAGGTTTCTCACTAGTGTCCGAGAATTGAAACTCATTCATATGGTGAGATGTGAAGAAAGGGTTCGTGTCGTAAATGGAGTCGAAGGAGAGGATTTTGACAAGGTCCGGCACATACCATTCATCTCATTCAATTAG
- the LOC110648947 gene encoding protein NEDD1, whose protein sequence is MNLADPSMGLLAASGGDTVKLFDVSGEPGDPCILSYTPSPGCLVNSVKWNHTNLVVASVGEDKKISLWRKNGQSMGTVPVAGTDTGDNIEESIMAIAFSNKGSRYMCSGGSGQVVRIWDLQRKRCIKWLRGHTSTITSALYNCKDEHLASISLSGDLILHNLASGARAAELKDPNEQVLRVLDYSRISRHLLVTAGDDGSVHLWDTIGRSPKISWLKQHSAPTAGISFSPSNDKIIASVGLDKKLYTYDSGSRRPSSYISYEAPFSSLALREDGLILAAGTSSGRVVFYDVRGKPQPFTVLRAYSSSEAVTSLCWQRSKPVVVNESTCTAETALLGVAVEDSILMPDPLPTVTSSSVSLSTAVSNSRNLGRSGLSVEASSLTSTSSGSASSMPSFAEETPHRSPLWPSGTLTRLHAPRTSYNFKDDMEVFSPLVDVQPITSSLNKLWDDHEGIKKGNLSIDMKPSSLLFPSAGRRFPFAEDGTNDHPIFDWKTSSTSKQDETRSLSPLGGSTPTPSSKSEESSITPPEAWGGERLSDKLTHLRQPLNVPSHFGMLTSGSFQDLPSSTSQTIMSSLTNTNMSFSNLCPRDVSSNQESSMGFSELSSSSSMSQSLSTKSIIGQTNLDVPVPGSGALTLPRRFSTYAERISTASSFIDGNSLSVSSPKTKKTGAETREELLSSLLSRSDTSAVTEQGILPAVNGGISQPNKALQLDPQHGNSFTLQLFQRTLEETLDSFQKSIHEDMRNLHIEILRQFHMQEMEFSGVMSSILENQADLMKEIKSLRKENQELRQLL, encoded by the exons ATGAACTTGGCGGATCCATCAATGGGGCTGCTGGCTGCCAGTGGAGGCGATACGGTGAAGCTTTTTGATGTATCCGGGGAGCCGGGAGATCCCTGCATCTTGAGCTACACTCCATCTCCGGGTTGCCTGGTCAACTCAGTCAAGTGGAACCACACTA ATTTGGTTGTGGCAAGTGTTGGGGAAGATAAGAAGATCTCTCTCTGGAGGAAAAATGGGCAGAGCATGGGCACTGTTCCGGTTGCTGGGACAGATACTGGAGACAACATTGAG GAATCGATAATGGCTATTGCCTTTAGTAACAAGGGGTCCAGATACATGTGCTCTGGGGGAAGTGGTCAAGTTGTAAGAATATGGGATCTACAAAGGAAACGCTGTATTAAATGGTTGAGAGGTCACACCAGTACAATAACCAGTGCTTTATACAATTGCAAAGATGAGCACTTGGCTTCCATAAGTCTAAGTGGGGATCTTATCCTTCACAACCTTGCATCTGGCGCAAGGGCAGCAGAACTCAAGGATCCTAATGAACAG GTACTGCGAGTGCTAGACTATTCACGGATTAGCCGGCACCTTTTGGTGACTGCAGGTGATGATGGGTCAGTACATTTGTGGGATACAATTGGTCGCAGCCCAAAG aTTTCTTGGTTGAAGCAACATTCTGCCCCAACGGCTGGTATTAGCTTCTCACCATCAAATGACAAG atAATAGCTAGCGTTGGTCTGGATAAAAAGTTATATACTTATGACTCAGGATCTCGGAGACCCTCATCTTACATATCTTACGAGGCACCTTTTTCTTCATTGGCATTAAGAGAGGATGGCTTGATTCTGGCAGCTGGAACTAGCAGTGGTCGAGTGGTGTTCTATGATGTTCGTGGAAAACCACAGCCTTTCACTGTTCTTCGTGCTTATAGCAGTTCAGAG GCTGTTACAAGTTTGTGCTGGCAAAGATCAAAACCAGTTGTTGTAAATGAGAGCACCTGCACTGCTGAGACAGCTCTTCTGGGAGTTGCTGTTGAAGATTCCATTCTTATGCCTGACCCCCTTCCCACTGTGACATCATCAAGTGTTTCACTATCTACAGCAGTGTCAAATTCTCGTAATCTTGGCCGTTCTGGTCTTTCTGTGGAAGCATCATCTCTTACATCAACTAGTAGTGGATCTGCTTCCAGTATGCCCTCTTTTGCAGAGGAAACACCACATCGAAGCCCTCTGTGGCCAAGTGGAACATTGACAAGATTACATGCTCCTCGTACAAGTTATAATTTCAAGGATGACATGGAAGTGTTTTCCCCACTTGTTGATGTCCAGCCTATCACATCCTCACTTAATAAGCTCTGGGATGATCATGAGGGAATAAAAAAAGGTAATCTGTCAATTGATATGAAGCCCTCATCTTTGTTGTTTCCTTCAGCTGGTAGAAGATTTCCTTTTGCAGAAGATGGGACAAATGATCATCCAATATTTGATTGGAAAACCAGTTCAACTTCCAAACAG GATGAGACCAGATCTTTGTCACCATTGGGAGGATCTACTCCTACTCCATCTTCAAAAAGTGAAGAATCTTCTATCACTCCTCCAGAAGCTTGGGGTGGAGAGAGATTATCTGACAAACTTACCCACTTACGCCAGCCACTCAATGTACCTTCTCATTTTGGGATGTTGACTTCTGGGAGTTTTCAGGATCTGCCCTCCTCAACAAGTCAGACAATTATGAGCTCATTGACAAATACAAACATGAGTTTTTCAAATCTGTGTCCCAGAGATGTTTCTTCAAATCAGGAAAGTTCAATGGGATTTTCAGAACTCAGTTCCTCTAGTTCCATGTCTCAGTCTCTGAGTACAAAAAGCATCATAGGACAAACTAACCTTGATGTGCCAGTGCCAGGGTCAGGTGCTTTGACCCTTCCTCGTAGATTTTCAACTTATGCTGAGAGAATAAGCACTGCTTCTTCCTTTATTGATGGGAACTCCCTTTCAGTGAGTTCTCCTAAAACAAAGAAAACTGGAGCTGAAACCAGGGAAGAGCTTTTGAGTAGCTTGCTGTCAAGGTCTGACACATCGGCTGTGACAGAACAAGGAATTCTTCCGGCAGTAAAT GGAGGAATCTCACAACCAAATAAGGCCCTTCAGCTGGATCCGCAGCATGGAAATTCCTTCACGCTCCAGCTTTTTCAACGTACTCTTGAAGAAACTCTTGATTCATTCCAGAAATCCATCCATGAAGACATGAGGAACCTTCACATTGAAATCCTAAGACAATTTCATATGCAGGAG ATGGAATTTTCCGGCGTGATGAGCTCAATTCTGGAAAATCAGGCAGATCTGATGAAAGAAATTAAGTCTCTTAGGAAAGAAAACCAGGAGCTTCGCCAATTACTTTGA
- the LOC110652208 gene encoding putative disease resistance protein At1g50180, with product MVEAMVSFAIERIADVLVREASLLHGVRDEVQQLQTELRGIRCFLKDADSKQDQDERVRNWVAEIRDIAYEAEDVIDTFLLLRAETGSRKRVCGLIKKITSMFTKVPNLHEIGTQIKSIQAKIVSVSANTQKLGIKLDAEGEGSKSRSEMQTRLRRSYPHDQEDDVISLEATIRDVKSQLLMMEEQGLVVALVGMGGLGKTTLAKKIYNDIHVRQHFDCHSWSFLSQQFSTRDVLVGILMEVASKQDKFELVKLEEEKLLQSRLERVEYEVDRMEEQELSKLMSKQKKRMKEEQLSESMFKSMLKQEKRIEEEQLFRSMMKQMKVEPMFNSMLERMREEKLVETLFEVLKRKRYLVVLDDIWKNEAWDSLKHAFPSKGKEGSKVLLTTRNKEVVSYADPWSFPVEPPLLTNDEAWELLSRKAFPKAILIKHGYSLRHEELGREMVKKCGGLPLAVVVLGGLLATKKTLMEWEAVHRNINAQFVKWEQNHQYGGVYGILALSYLDMPFYLKPFFLYFSQFPEDWEIHKRVLIRMWIAEGFVPRVEREGEETMEDVGEQYLEELVGRCMIQVSQRDHTGIGIKTCRVHDLMRDMCILKAREENFLGIFEHYRKNIVARRIAIHPEISPEFAGQCSVPLQQGSNRGLRSVSYFLEEQRYWLTVDQRNLIFKDSRMLRVLNLKGVYIGNLPNEIGDLIHLRYLGLRKTELSSETSLPMSIGKLRSLYTLDVRDNQLGRLPDVVWTLEDLRHLLIDLHNILGHCQMDTLRNLETLRWTHCENLVRKNAMQNLTNLRNLAIDFRRREEIDGVMKSPIFSTGRLRSLNIQGKQSSFPNLEPLSRCQCLTKLELNGIIPEYPESLNHNLGYLPASITKLILSNSRLMQDPMIFLEKLPNLRFLYLEENSYKGTKMLCSAQGFPQLEILKLEFLTVLKEWEIEKGAMPCLKILHLEKLRELKMIPEGLKFVTNLEELKVVNMTETFAKRIRVINGVEGEDFEKVRHIPSISA from the coding sequence AGCAAGATCAAGATGAACGCGTTCGCAACTGGGTAGCTGAAATCAGAGATATTGCATATGAAGCAGAGGATGTCATCGACACCTTTCTTCTTCTCAGAGCTGAAACAGGCTCAAGAAAAAGGGTATGTGGACTCATCAAGAAGATTACCTCCATGTTCACTAAGGTTCCTAATCTCCATGAAATTGGAACCCAGATCAAATCCATCCAAGCTAAGATTGTGAGTGTCTCTGCTAATACGCAGAAGTTGGGCATCAAACTTGATGCAGAAGGAGAGGGGTCTAAATCTAGAAGTGAAATGCAAACGCGATTGAGAAGATCATACCCACATGATCAGGAAGATGATGTTATCAGCTTGGAGGCAACCATCAGAGATGTTAAATCTCAACTGTTGATGATGGAAGAGCAAGGCCTAGTTGTTGCTTTGGTGGGAATGGGAGGGCTAGGTAAAACCACACTCGCCAAGAAAATATACAATGACATTCATGTGAGGCAGCATTTTGATTGTCATTCTTGGTCTTTCTTATCTCAGCAGTTCTCCACAAGGGATGTTTTGGTTGGTATTCTGATGGAAGTTGCATCTAAGCAGGATAAATTTGAGTTGGTAAAACTGGAAGAGGAGAAGCTTCTTCAATCGAGGTTGGAGAGGGTGGAATACGAAGTGGATAGAATGGAAGAACAAGAATTGTCTAAATTGATGTCCAAACAAAAGAAAAGGATGAAAGAAGAACAATTGTCTGAATCGATGTTCAAATCCATGTTGAAACAAGAGAAAAGGATAGAGGAAGAACAATTGTTTAGATCGATGATGAAACAAATGAAAGTAGAACCCATGTTTAATTCAATGTTGGAAAGGATGAGAGAAGAAAAACTAGTTGAAACACTCTTTGAAGTGTTAAAGAGGAAGCGATACTTGGTGGTTCTTGATGATATTTGGAAGAATGAAGCTTGGGATAGTTTAAAACATGCTTTTCCTTCAAAGGGCAAGGAAGGGAGCAAAGTTTTATTGACCACTCGGAACAAAGAAGTTGTTTCTTATGCCGATCCATGGAGCTTTCCAGTGGAACCGCCTCTTCTAACAAATGATGAGGCCTGGGAACTTCTCAGCAGGAAAGCATTCCCAAAAGCTATTCTCATCAAACATGGTTACTCGCTAAGACATGAGGAGTTGGGAAGGGAAATGGTGAAAAAATGTGGAGGATTGCCTTTAGCAGTTGTTGTACTTGGAGGTTTATTGGCAACAAAGAAGACATTGATGGAGTGGGAGGCAGTGCACAGAAATATTAATGCACAATTCGTCAAGTGGGAACAAAATCATCAATATGGAGGAGTGTATGGCATATTAGCTTTGAGCTATCTCGATATGCCTTTCTATTTGAAACCATTCTTTCTCTATTTTTCTCAATTTCCAGAAGATTGGGAGATTCACAAGAGAGTATTGATTCGGATGTGGATTGCTGAAGGCTTTGTGCCACGAGTGGAAAGAGAAGGAGAAGAAACAATGGAAGATGTAGGCGAGCAATATTTGGAAGAGCTTGTGGGCAGGTGCATGATTCAAGTGAGTCAAAGGGATCACACGGGAATAGGCATCAAAACATGTCGCGTTCATGATCTGATGCGAGACATGTGTATTCTGAAAGCTAGAGAGGAGAATTTTCTTGGGATTTTTGAGCACTACCGAAAGAATATTGTGGCGCGAAGAATTGCTATACATCCTGAAATATCCCCAGAATTTGCTGGACAGTGCTCTGTACCGTTGCAGCAAGGAAGCAATCGGGGCCTTCGTTCTGTTTCCTACTTCCTGGAAGAGCAAAGGTATTGGTTGACTGTTGATCAAAGAAATCTCATCTTCAAGGATTCCAGAATGCTCAGAGTATTGAATCTTAAGGGTGTTTATATCGGAAATCTACCAAATGAAATTGGTGATCTGATTCATCTGAGGTATCTTGGATTACGAAAAACTGAATTATCCTCGGAAACATCATTGCCAATGTCCATAGGTAAGCTGAGGAGCTTATACACCCTTGATGTACGAGATAATCAATTAGGAAGACTGCCTGATGTAGTGTGGACGCTAGAAGATTTGAGACATTTACTGATAGACTTGCATAATATTCTGGGGCATTGTCAGATGGATACATTAAGAAACCTGGAGACCTTGAGGTGGACACACTGTGAGAATCTTGTTCGGAAAAATGCAATGCAGAATTTGACTAATCTTCGAAATTTAGCAATCGATTTCAGGAGAAGGGAAGAAATTGATGGGGTTATGAAATCTCCAATTTTTTCAACAGGTCGTCTTCGTTCTTTGAACATACAGGGAAAGCAAAGCTCATTTCCAAACTTGGAGCCACTTTCTCGTTGTCAATGTTTAACGAAGCTAGAGTTGAATGGAATTATACCAGAATATCCAGAGTCGCTCAATCACAACTTGGGATATCTACCAGCAAGCATCACCAAGTTAATTTTGAGTAATTCTCGGTTAATGCAAGATCCCATGATATTTCTGGAGAAGCTGCCTAATTTGAGGTTTCTATACTTGGAGGAGAATTCATATAAGGGAACTAAAATGCTCTGCTCTGCACAGGGGTTTCCTCAACTAGAGATTCTTAAACTTGAATTTCTTACAGTATTAAAAGAATGGGAAATAGAGAAAGGTGCAATGCCATGTCTCAAGATTCTGCACCTAGAAAAGCTGCGGGAATTGAAGATGATCCCTGAAGGATTAAAATTTGTCACTAACCTCGAAGAATTGAAAGTCGTTAACATGACAGAAACATTTGCGAAGAGGATTAGAGTCATAAATGGAGTGGAAGGAGAGGATTTTGAAAAGGTGCGACACATACCCTCCATCTCAGCCTGA
- the LOC110648948 gene encoding serine/threonine-protein phosphatase PP1 isozyme 3, giving the protein MSPIPITREVSSSCYDFSIDVNDDEQKTSFSPQIRPKPSSCFPLSHQLHAPPPGNPMATQRQADLDPAELDDIIIRLTEVRSARPGKLVELSETQIRKLCRASRDIFLRQPNLLELEAPVKICGDIHGQYGDLLRLFEYAGFPPCANYLFLGNYVDYGKQSLETICLLLAYKIKYPENFFLLRGNHECASINRKYGFYDECKRRYNVRLWKIFTDCFNCLPVAALIDEKILCMHGGLSPDLTNLDQIRNLHRPTDVPDTGLLCDLLWSDPCRDIPGWGMNDVGVSYTFGPDKVSEFLTKHDLDLVCRANQVVEDGYEFFADKQLVTIFSAPCHRGEYDNAGAVMCIDEALMCSFQILKPFVEKKT; this is encoded by the exons ATGTCGCCGATACCTATCACTAGAGAAGTTTCTTCGTCATGCTACGATTTTTCAATTGATGTTAATGATGATGAGCAGAAGACATCTTTCAGTCCTCAGATTAGACCCAAACCGTCTTCATGTTTCCCATTGTCTCATCAGCTACACGCGCCGCCTCCTG GAAATCCAATGGCCACACAAAGGCAGGCGGACTTGGACCCTGCGGAGCTGGATGATATAATCATCAGGCTAACGGAGGTCCGATCAGCTAGGCCAGGCAAGCTGGTGGAGCTCTCGGAGACTCAGATAAGAAAGCTGTGTCGAGCTTCTAGGGATATCTTTCTTCGACAGCCTAATTTGCTTGAGCTCGAAGCTCCCGTCAAGATTTGCG gggaCATTCATGGCCAATATGGGGATTTATTAAGGCTTTTTGAGTATGCAGGTTTCCCCCCTTGTGCCAATTACTTATTTTTAGGGAACTATGTTGATTATGGGAAGCAAAGTTTGGAAACAATATGCCTTTTGCTTGCTTATAAGATCAAATATCCAGAGAACTTCTTTCTTCTGAGAGGAAACCATGAATGTGCCTCTATCAATCGGaaatatggattttatgatgaatgTAAACGGCGTTATAATGTGAGGCTTTGGAAAATCTTTACTGACTGCTTCAATTGCCTTCCTGTTGCGGCACTAATAGATGAGAAAATATTGTGCATGCATGGCGGTCTTTCCCCTGATTTGACAAATTTGGATCAAATTAGAAATTTACATAGACCAACTGATGTTCCAGACACTGGTTTACTATGCGATTTGCTCTGGTCAGATCCTTGTAGAGATATTCCGGGTTGGGGAATGAATGACGTAGGAGTTTCATATACTTTTGGTCCTGATAAGGTGTCAGAATTCTTGACAAAGCATGATTTAGATCTTGTCTGTCGTGCAAATCAG GTTGTGGAGGATGGGTATGAATTCTTTGCAGATAAACAGCTTGTCACTATTTTTTCAGCTCCCTGCCATCGTGGTGAATATGATAATGCTGGTGCTGTGATGTGCATAGATGAAGCTCTGATGTGCTCCTTTCAGATTTTGAAGCCTTTTGTGGAAAAAAAAACGTAA